Proteins encoded within one genomic window of Procambarus clarkii isolate CNS0578487 chromosome 31, FALCON_Pclarkii_2.0, whole genome shotgun sequence:
- the LOC138349871 gene encoding uncharacterized protein — MDLELFEALLANMQQNLPQGAYDDVDDDDDDDYEDDDDDDDDDDYDYPGGHEHNIHTMANPFGGGGGDGGGGMGGGDMGGVSLPTMQTMSILQGLLNMNPGAIPGGVPDMGGAMNPGMAGMGSPMDGGAGSFLSNMPSFMPAMNQDMAGTLAGAFAGGMSALMDGFAGGNGGNGATIQEYDDDELLSDEDDEDDEDDDDDMDDRVGMGTVAAAAAGVAAVGAVGGLMASGMLGSSHPSASHGVHGPLPVHMQHPDHNPMGGHPGNALLAVHNSHPGHPPPVGFTHSYNPADIMSPPTSHPQIPHSIASSPSMHHTNMAPSISGGSVRSVDPLAGVSMGLAGMAAGAGILAPVVGSLLASGGKSLSQLDNSDTSSVTFVGDDSLDSSTKTLPADRSADHNAVAATAAALEKMHITPPQKNDAKPAVKSDLATGPQKEASKAKKEENDSEAEEEEDDDETEPNEDVPRPTRVDTPLNKLDDDKSSVGADSIPGSESGDGKSDTESVRKKTPSPVLVGKLGRLSPTGSESTPVLESASCASITDLASATESMRDSDTDNHSDAHNVTANLSDLDNDLHEAQPKVRAPPQYAVGALPIVIEKPTFGWQSMVGLDTAKDALKNLFMSEAFPEVYEGTQGTCKGVLLFGPSGSGKTCLARALAKEANDAILIGISTAYLATQAPLEAPKIVRYLFDHARMNSPAVILFDEVDALCYDRSSETALRAKAELLSQIRGMTTLNPQYPPRIDPTAFNDGIMVLGTTNQPWLLEDDLRRIFTYNIHVKLPSEKAREELYRMFLQALPHNINDDQFKCLVAKSEGYSAADVNTVIRQVAHMPPSDPNKYIQNAPRVITFDDLATVMTDYRCRFTAEVSVKYQTYIKAATHRSEERREDTKSEEKGKPKGVRKFGQRIAKSIAAALVAVID, encoded by the exons ATGGATCTGGAGCTCTTTGAGGCTCTTCTGGCCAACATGCAACAAAATCTTCCCCAAGGCGCCTACGATGATGTCGATGACGACGACGATGACGACTacgaggacgacgacgacgacgatgaCGACGACGACTACGACTACCCTGGAGGTCACGAACACAACATCCACACAATGGCTAACCCCTTCGGTGGAGGCGGAGGCGACGGAGGGGGCGGCATGGGCGGGGGAGACATGGGCGGCGTGTCCCTACCCACGATGCAGACCATGAGCATCTTGCAGGGTCTCCTTAATATGAATCCGGGTGCCATTCCTGGCGGCGTCCCAGACATGGGAGGTGCCATGAACCCCGGTATGGCAGGCATGGGCTCCCCCATGGACGGCGGGGCGGGGAGTTTCCTCTCAAACATGCCATCATTCATGCCCGCCATGAACCAAGACATGGCCGGTACCCTTGCTGGGGCCTTCGCAGGTGGCATGAGCGCCCTCATGGACGGCTTCGCGGGAGGCAATGGAGGGAATGGAGCTACAATTCAGGAATACGATGACGATGAGCTCCTGTCTGATGAGGACGATGAAGACGACGAGGACGATGACGACGATATGGACGATAGGGTCGGCATGGGCACCGTGGCTGCAGCCGCTGCAGGTgtagctgctgttggtgctgttggcgGTCTTATGGCCTCTGGAATGCTAGGATCCTCACACCCGTCAGCTTCCCATGGGGTGCACGGTCCTCTCCCTGTCCACATGCAGCATCCCGACCACAATCCTATGGGTGGGCATCCTGGAAATGCGTTACTAGCAGTGCATAATTCTCACCCGGGCCATCCGCCCCCGGTAGGCTTCACACACAGTTATAACCCGGCAGATATCATGAGTCCGCCCACTTCCCACCCACAGATCCCACACAGCATAGCATCTTCACCATCcatgcaccacaccaacatggcgCCTAGCATCAGCGGAGGATCTGTGAGAAGTGTGGACCCTCTAGCGGGAGTCTCCATGGGTTTGGCAGGCATGGCAGCAGGGGCAGGCATCCTGGCGCCCGTTGTCGGTAGTCTGCTGGCTAGTGGTGGGAAGTCCTTGTCTCAACTGGACAATTCTGATACTTCCAGTGTGACGTTTGTTGGTGATGACTCCTTGGACAGTTCCACCAAAACACTTCCCGCTGACCGTTCAGCAGACCATAATGCTGTGGCTGCAACGGCAGCAGCTCTGGAAAAAATGCACATTACGCCACCCCAGAAGAATGATGCGAAGCCTGCTGTTAAATCTGACCTTGCAACCGGACCCCAAAAAGAGGCTTCAAAGGCCAAAAAAGAAGAAAATGACAGTGAagctgaagaggaggaggatgatgatgAAACTGAACCAAATGAAGATGTACCCAGGCCAACAAGAGTAGACACGCCATTAAATAAATTAGATGATGATAAGTCCAGTGTAGGTGCCGACTCCATCCCGGGATCAGAATCCGGTGATGGCAAGTCTGACACAGAAAGTGTCAGGAAGAAGACCCCGTCCCCTGTCCTTGTTGGAAAGTTAGGACGACTCAGTCCCACTGGCAGTGAATCCACTCCGGTACTAGAGTCTGCGAGTTGTGCTTCTATCACTGACTTGGCAAGTGCGACGGAGTCGATGCGAGATTCCGATACTGACAACCATTCAGATGCTCACAACGTTACGGCCAATCTTTCAGACCTGGACAATGACCTCCACGAGGCCCAACCCAAAGTTCGCGCCCCTCCACAGTATGCCGTCGGCGCTCTTCCCATCGTTATAGAGAAGCCAACGTTTGGCTGGCAATCTATGGTGGGTTTGGACACTGCCAAGGATGCATTAAAGAATTTGTTTATGAGTGAAGCATTCCCAGAAGTGTATGAGGGGACTCAAGGTACTTGCAAAGGTGTGCTGCTGTTTGGGCCCTCAGGGTCTGGGAAGACTTGTCTTGCACGAGCGCTTGCCAAAGAAGCCAACGATGCTATTTTGATTGGTATATCAACGGCCTACCTAGCAACGCAGGCCCCCCTCGAAGCCCCCAAAATTGTGCGGTATCTGTTTGACCACGCCCGCATGAACAGCCCTGCAGTCATATTGTTTGATGAAGTGGACGCCCTCTGCTATGATAGGTCCAGCGAGACGGCACTAAGAGCAAAGGCAGAATTACTGTCTCAAATCAGAG GTATGACTACCCTAAACCCTCAGTACCCGCCTCGCATCGACCCCACTGCCTTCAATGACGGCATCATGGTCCTGGGCACCACTAACCAACCCTGGCTCTTGGAGGATGACCTCAGGAGAATCTTCACTTACAACATTCACGTCAAGCTCCCGAGTGAGAAGGCGCGAGAGGAGCTCTACAGAATGTTCCTGCAAGCGTTGCCACATAATATTAATGATGATCAGTTCAAGTGCCTAGTAGCGAAGAGCGAAGG GTACTCTGCTGCTGACGTCAATACTGTGATCAGACAAGTGGCTCACATGCCTCCCAGTGATCCAAATAAATACATACAGAATGCCCCTAGGGTTATTACCTTC GATGACCTCGCCACTGTGATGACTGACTACAGATGTAGATTTACAGCGGAGGTGTCCGTCAAGTACCAGACTTACATCAAGGCCGCTACCCACAGATctg AAGAGCGACGAGAAGACACCAAGAGTGAGGAGAAGGGTAAACCCAAGGGCGTGAGGAAGTTCGGTCAACGGATCGCCAAGTCCATTGCCGCCGCTCTCGTTGCTGTGATAGATTAA